In Thermococcus sp. JdF3, the genomic stretch GGATGAAATCAACATGACCCTACTGGCCATAAGAACTTCCAGCTACGTCAACGGCGTCAGTAAGCTCCATGCCGAGGTAAGCAAGCGCATGTGGCAGAATCTTTGGCCCGGAGTTCCGCTGGATGAGATACCCATCGAGGGCATCACCAACGGCGTACACACCATGACCTGGGTTCACAGCGAGATGAGAAAGCTCTTTGACCGCTATCTCGGAAAGGCATGGCGCGAGCACACGAACATCGAGGGTCTGTGGTACGCCATTGAGAGGATTCCCGATGAAGAGCTCTGGGAGGCCCATCTTAAGGCCAAGAGGGAGTTCATAGAGCTACTGAAGAGGAAGATTAAGGCGAGGAACGAGAGGCTTGGAATAGATGATCCCCTGCCAGAGATAGACGAGAACGCGCTCATCATAGGCTTT encodes the following:
- a CDS encoding glycogen/starch/alpha-glucan phosphorylase, whose product is DEINMTLLAIRTSSYVNGVSKLHAEVSKRMWQNLWPGVPLDEIPIEGITNGVHTMTWVHSEMRKLFDRYLGKAWREHTNIEGLWYAIERIPDEELWEAHLKAKREFIELLKRKIKARNERLGIDDPLPEIDENALIIGF